The window ACCGTGCGCCGCGCCGCCGACATGCGGGAGCCGCACCGGATCGCGCGCTACCTCGAAGAACTCGCGGGCGCCTTCCACAAGTCCTACAACTCGAGCCGGGTGCTGCCGCAGGGCGACGAAGAGGCGACTCCGCTGACGTACGCGCGGCTCGCGCTGTACGGGGCGGCGCGCCAGGTGCTCGCCAACGGCCTCGCGCTCCTCGGTGTCACCGCTCCGGAACGGATGTAAGAAATGGCTCACCCCGCGGGCCCCAGGCACGCCGACGTCTACCCCCACGCCGACACCTCCGGGCTCCAGCCGTCGGGAGTCGAGGAGCTCGACAAGCTCCCCGCGAAGGTGTGGCCCCGCAACACCTTCCGCGCCGGCGACGGCGTCGTGCGGATCGCCGGGGTCGACGTCCGCGAGCTCGCCGAGAAGCACGGCACGCCCCTGTTCGTGGTCGACGAGGCCGACTTCAAGTCCCGCTGCGCGGACTACGCCGAAGCGTTCGACGACCCGTCGCTGGTGCACTACGCGTCGAAGGCGTTCCTGTCCATCGAGGTCGCCCGCTGGGTGGCCGAGCAGGGGCTGAGCCTCGACGTCTGCAGCGGCGGCGAGCTCGCCGTGGCGCAGCGCGCGGACTTCCCGGCCGAGCGGATCACCTTCCACGGCAACAACAAGTCGCCCGCGGAGCTCGAGGCCGCCATCGTCGCCGGGGTGGGCACGATCGTGCTCGACTCGTACTTCGAGATCGCCCGGCTGGCCGACATCGCCGCTCGCCACGACGTCGTGCAGGCGGTGCTCATCCGGGTCACCGTCGGCGTCGAGGCGCACACCCACGAGTTCATCGCGACCGCCCACGAGGACCAGAAGTTCGGGTTCTCGCTGGCTTCCGGCGACGCCGCCGAGGCGGTGCGCCGGGTGCTCAACGCGCGGTCGCTCAAGCTCGTCGGCCTGCACAGCCACATCGGCTCGCAGATCTTCGACGCCGACGGCTTCGAGGTCGCCGCCCGCCGCGTCGTCGGACTGCTCGCCGACCTCGCCAAGGAGCACGGCCCCGAACTGCTCGACCAGCTGAGCCTGGTCGACCTCGGCGGCGGGTTCGGCATCGCCTACACCGAGAAGGACAACCCGCCGCCGCCGGCGCAGATGATCACGCAGATCCGCGAGATCGTCCGCAAGGAGTGCGCGTACGCGGGCCTGCCGGTGCCGCGCATCGCGGGCGAGCCCGGCCGCGCCATCGCCGGTCCCGGCACGGTCACGCTGTACGAGGTCGGCACCATCAAGGACGTCTCGCTCGGCGACGACCTCTCGCGCCGGTACGTCAGTGTCGACGGCGGCATGAGCGACAACATCCGGACCGCGCTCTACGACGCGGTGTACGACGTCCGGGTGGTTTCCCGCTCCGCGGGCGACAACGAGCAGCCGGTGCAGGCCGTGCTGTCCCGGGTCGTGGGAAAACACTGTGAGTCCGGCGACATCGTCGTACGAGACTGCTGGCTGCCCGACACGCTGGCTCCCGGCGACCTGCTGGCGGTCGCGGCGACCGGTGCCTACTGCTACTCGATGGCGAGCACGTACAACCGGCAGCCGCGCCCGGCCGTGGTCGCCGTGCGCAACGGCGGCTCCCGGCTGCTGCTGCGGCGCGAGACGACCGACGACATGCTGCGCCTGGAGGTCTGAACACAGTGGCTGCCCCAGAGGAAAGGCGCGCCGTCAAGGTCGCCCTGCTCGGTTGCGGGACCGTCGGCGGCGAGGTCGCCCGGCTGCTCACCGAGCAGGCCGGTGAGCTGGCCGCGCGGGCCGGCGTGCCGGTCGAGCTGGCCGGCATCGCCGTCCGCCGCCCGGACAAGCACCCCGAGCTGCCGCCGGAGCTGCTGACCGCCGACGCCGAGAAGCTGGTGACCAGCGACGACGTCGACGTCGTGGTCGAGCTGGTCGGCGGCATCGAGCCGGTGCGCGGCTGGCTGCTGGCCGCGCTGAAGGCCGGGAAGTCGGTCGTCACGGCGAACAAGGCCCTGCTGGCCGAGCACTCCGCCGACCTGTTCGAGGCGGCCGACGCCGCGGGTGCCGACCTCTACTTCGAGGCCGCGGTCGCCGGGGCCATCCCGCTGCTGCGCCCGCTGCGCGAATCCCTGGCCGGCGACCGGATCACGCGCGTGATGGGCATCGTCAACGGGACCACGAACTTCATCCTGTCCGCGATGGACTCCACCGGCGCCGGCTACGCGGAGACGCTCGACGAGGCCAGCCGCCTCGGGTACGCCGAGGCCGACCCGACCGCCGACGTCGACGGCTACGACGCCGCGTCGAAGGCCGCGATCCTCGCGTCGCTCGCGTTCCACACCCGGGTGACGGCGTCGGACGTGCACCGCGAGGGCATCGCCGACGTCACCGCCGCGGACCTCGCCGCGGCCCGGATGCTCGGCCGCACGGTCAAGCTCCTGGCGATCTGCGAACGCGTGACCGACGACGACGGCGTCGAGTCGGTTTCCGCCCGCGTGCACCCGGTGATGATCCCGCGCAGCCACCAGCTGGCCGGGGTGGGCGGCGCGTTCAACGCCGTCTACGTCGAGGCCGACGCCGCCGGCGAGCTGATGTTCTACGGCCAGGGCGCGGGCGGCGCGCCGACCGCGAGCGCGGTGCTCGGCGACCTCGTCGCGGTGGCCCGCAACCTGGTCGCCGGCGGCCGCGGCCCGCGCGAGTCCGCGCACGCGGCGTTGCCGGTGCGGCCGATGGGCCAGACGCCGACCCGGTACCACGTAAGCCTTTCCGTCGCTGACCGCGCCGGCGTGCTCGCCCAGGTGGCGCAGGCGTTCGCCGGGCACGGCGTGAGCATCGCGGCCGTGCGGCAGAGCGACGTCGGCGACCGCGCGAGCCTCGTCGTCGTGACGCACCAAGCCCCGGACGCCGCCCTTCAGTCCACTGTGGACGAGATCGCGAAGCTCGATGTCGTCCACGAAGTCGTCAGCGTGATGCGGGTGGAAGGCGAGGACCAGTGATCAGGCATCCCTGGCCGGGAATCATCGAGGCGTACCGGGACCGCGTCCCGGTCCCGGACGGGGCGCAGGTCGTCACGCTCGGGGAAGGCAACACGCCGCTGCTGCCCGCGCGCCACCTGTCCGAGCTGACCGGCTGCGAGGTCCACCTCAAGGTCGAGGGCGCCAACCCGACCGGGTCGTTCAAGGACCGCGGGATGACCGTGGCCATCACGCACGCGCTCGCCAGCGGGCTCAAGGCGGTGATCTGCGCGTCGACCGGCAACACGTCCGCCTCGGCCGCCGCCTACGCCGCCCGCGCCGGCCTCACCTGCGCCGTGCTGGTGCCCCAAGGCAAGATCGCCATGGGCAAGCTCGCCCAGGCCGTGCTGCACGGCGCGCGGATCCTGCAGGTCGACGGCAACTTCGACGACTGCCTGGAGCTGGCCCGCAAGACCGCGGCCGACTACCCGGTCACCCTGGTCAACTCGGTCAACCCGGTGCGCATCGCCGGCCAGAAGACCGCGGCGTTCGAGATCTGCGACGTCCTCGGCGAAGCGCCGGACATCCACTGCCTCCCGGTCGGCAACGCGGGCAACATCACCGCCTACTGGGCCGGCTATTCCGAGTACGCGGCCGACGGTGTGGTGAAGAACACGCCGAGGATGTTCGGCTTCCAGGCGGCCGGCGCGGCGCCGCTGGTGCACGGCGAGCCGGTGCGCGACCCGGACACGATCGCCACCGCGATCCGGATCGGCAGCCCGGCCTCGTGGACCGCCGCGGTGAAGGCGAAGGACGCGTCGGAAGGGCTCTTCGAGGCCGTGACCGACGAGAAGATCCTCGAGGCCTACCGGCTGCTGGCCGGGCGCGAAGGCGTGTTCGTCGAGCCGGCCTCGGCCACCAGCGTGGCCGGCCTGCTGGCCACAGCCGCCGACGGCCGGCTCCCGAAGGGGTCCCGCGTGGTGTGCACGGTCACCGGGCACGGCCTCAAGGACCCGCAGACGGCCCTGGCCGGCAACGTCGAGGTCGAGCCGCTGGCGGTGGACCCCTCGGCGGTCGCGGCGGCGCTGGACCTGCGGTGACCAGCGGGTTCACGGTCACCGTCCCGGCGTCGACGGCGAACCTCGGGCCGGGCTTCGACGCGTTCGGCATGGCACTGGGCCTGCACGACGTCGTCGAGGTGCGGGTCACCGACGCCGGCCTCAAGGTCGAGGTGGTCGACGCCGGCGCGGGCGGGGTCGAGGACGTCCCGACCGACGAGACCCACCTCGTCGTGCGCGCCATCCGCCGGACGTGCGCGCACCTCGGCGTCGAACTTCCCGGCCTGCACCTGCGCTGCTCCAACGCGATCCCGCACGCGCGCGGGCTCGGCTCGTCGGCGGCCGCGGTGGTGTCCGGCGTCGCCGCCGGGTACGCGCTGGCGGGCCGGGAGCTCGACGCGTTCGAGGCGCTGCAGCTGGCCGCCGGCTTCGAAGGCCACGCCGACAACGCCGCGGCGAGCCTGTTCGGCGGCCTCGTGCTGGCCTGGTGCGAAGGCGCGGAGTTCCACGCCGAGCGGTTCGCGCCGCACCCGGCGATCCGGCCGGTCGTCGCGGTGCCGTCGGTGCGCTCGGCCACCGCGACCACGCGCGGCCTGCTGCCGGCGACCGTGCCGCACGCGGACGCCGCGCACAACGCCGGCCGCGCCGCCCTCGCCGTCCACGCGCTCACGGCGAAGCCGGAGCTGCTGCTCGCGGCCACCGAAGACCGCCTGCACCAGCACTACCGGGCCCCCGCGTACCCGGCGAGCGGCGAGCTGGTGACGACGCTGCGTGCACACGGGGTCGCCGCCGCCATCTCCGGCGCGGGCCCCACGGTGCTCGCTTTGACCACGACGGGAATACTGCCGCCAGGGGTCGACGTTGAAGGCTTCGACGTCTTCGAGCTGCCCGTGGATCTCGCGGGTGTGCAGGTTGCGGCTCAGTAAAGGCTGGGTCACGTGCCTGCGGCCCGTCCCGCCACGCGGGGGGTGGTTGTTGCACCCGGCACCCGCGCGGTCTACCCTCGGGGGCGTTCGATCACCGTGCGTTTCCGCACCCGATGCCGGTCCTCTGGGATCGCATCCTTCGTTGATCCGCCGAATCCGCACCGCCTGGCGAGCGGGGTAACGCGGAGGAACGCAGGCGGGTTTCCGGTTTCGGCGGTGCCGAATTCCGTGTCCTCCGAATGGAGGACGCAAACCCCTGTGGTGGAGGCGCTCCAGCTGTGTTTCGCACGGCCGAAGAGCTCATCTCCCGTATCGGGGGGCAGTTACGCCGGTTCGCGATCAGAAGCGAGCGGCAGTCCGCTGATCCACCTGGAGGCGTGGATCGGTCAGGAAGGACATGTGTGAGCAACACCGATCTTTTGAGCGACGTGGGTAGCAGCGCCGCGGAGTCGAACGGCACCACCACCGCTCCCAGGAAGACGGTCGGCGGGTTGACCGGGAAGACCGTGGCGGAACTGCGTTCGCTGGCTGGGGAGCTCGGCGTCGGCGAGACGACGGGCATGCGCAAGGGCGACCTGATCGCCGCGATCCGTGAGCGTCAGGGCAAGTCGCGCAAGCGCCCGGCCGCCGAGACGCTGCCCCTCGAGGGCGTCGGCGAGCCGGCCAAGGCGTCGGCCCCGAAGGCCGAGCCCAAGGCCGAGGCGCCCGCCGCCCCGGTCGAGACCAAGCCGGAGCCGAAGGCCGCCGCGCCTGCCGCCGAGGTCCCCGCGGACACCCAGCCGCAGGCCGAGCGCCCGCAGCAGGACAAGCAGGACGGCCAACAGGGCCAGGACGGCCAGCCCGAGGAGGGCGGCCGCGGCCGGCGTCGCCGCGGTTCCAACCGCGCCGCCGGGTCGCCCGACGGCCAGGTCGGGGGCGACCGCCAGCAGGGCGGCGACCGTCAGCAGGGTGACCGCCAGGGCGGCGACCGTCAGCAGGGCGGTGACCGTCAGCAGGGCGGTGACCGCCAGCAGGGCGGCGGCAACCGTGACCAGCAGCGCCAGGGCGGCGGCCGGGGCGACAACCGCCAGGACGGCAACCGCCAGCGCAACCAGCAGGACAGCGGCAACCGCGGCGGCGGCCAGGACAACCGCGACAACCGCGCCCAGCAGCAGGACGACGACGAGGAAGGCGGCCGTCGCGGCCGTCGCTTCCGCGACCGTCGTCGCCGGGGCAGCGGCGGCGGCCAGCGTGACGGCGGTTCGCCGGACACCGAGATCCGCGAGGACGACGTCCTGCTGCCCGTGGCGGGCATCCTGGACGTGCTCGACAACTACGCGTTCGTGCGCACGTCCGGCTACCTCGCCGGCCCGAACGACGTGTACGTCTCGCTGTCGCTGGTCCGCAAGTACGGCCTGCGTCGCGGTGACGCCATCACCGGCGTCGTGCGCCAGCCGCGTGACGGCGAGCAGCAGCGGCAGAAGTTCAACCCGCTGGTGCGCGTCGACTCGATCAACGGCCTGGAGCCGGACGAGGCCAAGCGGCGGCCGGACTTCACCAAGCTGACCCCGCTGTACCCGAACGAGCGGCTGCGCCTCGAGACCGAGTCGCACAAGCTCACGACCCGCGTGATCGACCTGATCATGCCGGTCGGCAAGGGGCAGCGCGCCCTGATCGTGTCGCCGCCGAAGGCCGGTAAGACCACGATCATGCAGGACATCGCGAACGCGATCTCCACGAACAACCCCGAGTGCCACCTGATGGTCGTCCTGGTCGACGAGCGTCCGGAAGAGGTCACCGACATGCAGCGCTCGGTGAAGGGCGAGGTCATCGCCTCGACCTTCGACCGGCCGCCGGCGGACCACACCTCGGTCGCGGAGCTGTCGATCGAGCGGGCCAAGCGCCTGGTCGAGATGGGCCACGACGTCGTCGTGCTGCTCGACTCGATCACCCGGCTCGGCCGCGCGTACAACCTGGCGGCTCCGGCGTCCGGCCGGATCCTGTCCGGTGGTGTCGACTCGACCGCGCTCTACCCGCCGAAGCGGTTCCTCGGCGCGGCGCGCAACATCGAGAACGGCGGCTCGCTGACCATCTTCGCCACGGCGATGGTGGAGACCGGGTCGACGATGGACACGGTCATCTTCGAAGAGTTCAAGGGCACCGGTAACGCGGAGCTCAAGCTCGACCGCAAGATCGCCGAGCGCCGCGTGTTCCCGGCCGTCGACGTCAACCCGTCCGGTACTCGCAAGGACGAGCTGCTGCTGAATCCGGACGAGCTGGCCGTGACCGTGAAGCTGAGCCGGGTGCTGCACGCGCTCGACTCGCAGCAGGCCATCGACCTGCTGATCTCGCGGCTGCGCAAGACGAAGACGAACACCGAGTTCCTCATGCAGGTCTCGAAGACCGCCCTCGGCGGCGGCGAGGACGACTGAGCGTGCTCATCGGAGGCCTCCCCGCTCGGCCGCGGGGAGGCCTCCGGCACGTTCGGAATACCAGGTCAGCGGGG of the Amycolatopsis sp. NBC_01488 genome contains:
- the lysA gene encoding diaminopimelate decarboxylase translates to MAHPAGPRHADVYPHADTSGLQPSGVEELDKLPAKVWPRNTFRAGDGVVRIAGVDVRELAEKHGTPLFVVDEADFKSRCADYAEAFDDPSLVHYASKAFLSIEVARWVAEQGLSLDVCSGGELAVAQRADFPAERITFHGNNKSPAELEAAIVAGVGTIVLDSYFEIARLADIAARHDVVQAVLIRVTVGVEAHTHEFIATAHEDQKFGFSLASGDAAEAVRRVLNARSLKLVGLHSHIGSQIFDADGFEVAARRVVGLLADLAKEHGPELLDQLSLVDLGGGFGIAYTEKDNPPPPAQMITQIREIVRKECAYAGLPVPRIAGEPGRAIAGPGTVTLYEVGTIKDVSLGDDLSRRYVSVDGGMSDNIRTALYDAVYDVRVVSRSAGDNEQPVQAVLSRVVGKHCESGDIVVRDCWLPDTLAPGDLLAVAATGAYCYSMASTYNRQPRPAVVAVRNGGSRLLLRRETTDDMLRLEV
- a CDS encoding homoserine dehydrogenase gives rise to the protein MAAPEERRAVKVALLGCGTVGGEVARLLTEQAGELAARAGVPVELAGIAVRRPDKHPELPPELLTADAEKLVTSDDVDVVVELVGGIEPVRGWLLAALKAGKSVVTANKALLAEHSADLFEAADAAGADLYFEAAVAGAIPLLRPLRESLAGDRITRVMGIVNGTTNFILSAMDSTGAGYAETLDEASRLGYAEADPTADVDGYDAASKAAILASLAFHTRVTASDVHREGIADVTAADLAAARMLGRTVKLLAICERVTDDDGVESVSARVHPVMIPRSHQLAGVGGAFNAVYVEADAAGELMFYGQGAGGAPTASAVLGDLVAVARNLVAGGRGPRESAHAALPVRPMGQTPTRYHVSLSVADRAGVLAQVAQAFAGHGVSIAAVRQSDVGDRASLVVVTHQAPDAALQSTVDEIAKLDVVHEVVSVMRVEGEDQ
- the thrC gene encoding threonine synthase, which translates into the protein MIRHPWPGIIEAYRDRVPVPDGAQVVTLGEGNTPLLPARHLSELTGCEVHLKVEGANPTGSFKDRGMTVAITHALASGLKAVICASTGNTSASAAAYAARAGLTCAVLVPQGKIAMGKLAQAVLHGARILQVDGNFDDCLELARKTAADYPVTLVNSVNPVRIAGQKTAAFEICDVLGEAPDIHCLPVGNAGNITAYWAGYSEYAADGVVKNTPRMFGFQAAGAAPLVHGEPVRDPDTIATAIRIGSPASWTAAVKAKDASEGLFEAVTDEKILEAYRLLAGREGVFVEPASATSVAGLLATAADGRLPKGSRVVCTVTGHGLKDPQTALAGNVEVEPLAVDPSAVAAALDLR
- the thrB gene encoding homoserine kinase; its protein translation is MTSGFTVTVPASTANLGPGFDAFGMALGLHDVVEVRVTDAGLKVEVVDAGAGGVEDVPTDETHLVVRAIRRTCAHLGVELPGLHLRCSNAIPHARGLGSSAAAVVSGVAAGYALAGRELDAFEALQLAAGFEGHADNAAASLFGGLVLAWCEGAEFHAERFAPHPAIRPVVAVPSVRSATATTRGLLPATVPHADAAHNAGRAALAVHALTAKPELLLAATEDRLHQHYRAPAYPASGELVTTLRAHGVAAAISGAGPTVLALTTTGILPPGVDVEGFDVFELPVDLAGVQVAAQ
- the rho gene encoding transcription termination factor Rho, translating into MSNTDLLSDVGSSAAESNGTTTAPRKTVGGLTGKTVAELRSLAGELGVGETTGMRKGDLIAAIRERQGKSRKRPAAETLPLEGVGEPAKASAPKAEPKAEAPAAPVETKPEPKAAAPAAEVPADTQPQAERPQQDKQDGQQGQDGQPEEGGRGRRRRGSNRAAGSPDGQVGGDRQQGGDRQQGDRQGGDRQQGGDRQQGGDRQQGGGNRDQQRQGGGRGDNRQDGNRQRNQQDSGNRGGGQDNRDNRAQQQDDDEEGGRRGRRFRDRRRRGSGGGQRDGGSPDTEIREDDVLLPVAGILDVLDNYAFVRTSGYLAGPNDVYVSLSLVRKYGLRRGDAITGVVRQPRDGEQQRQKFNPLVRVDSINGLEPDEAKRRPDFTKLTPLYPNERLRLETESHKLTTRVIDLIMPVGKGQRALIVSPPKAGKTTIMQDIANAISTNNPECHLMVVLVDERPEEVTDMQRSVKGEVIASTFDRPPADHTSVAELSIERAKRLVEMGHDVVVLLDSITRLGRAYNLAAPASGRILSGGVDSTALYPPKRFLGAARNIENGGSLTIFATAMVETGSTMDTVIFEEFKGTGNAELKLDRKIAERRVFPAVDVNPSGTRKDELLLNPDELAVTVKLSRVLHALDSQQAIDLLISRLRKTKTNTEFLMQVSKTALGGGEDD